CGCCTCCAGAAAGGTCAGGTATTCGCGCAGGCTGACCGGCACCTGGGCTTTTCGGAGATTCTCGAAGAAGGGCACGAACATGTGCGGTCCTTTCGGGCGGCTGCCGCCATCCTACGCAAACGCGCGCGCGCTGCAACCGCCGCGCCCTGTGCGTTTCCATTGGCTGAAAATATCCCGGGGAGTCACGGCTTTGCCGTGACGGGGCAGCGCCCCGATCAGGTCGCGAGTTTCTCGATCGCGATGGTCAGGACGAGGCCCGCCAGCCCGAAGGCGATGGCATAGACCACCACGAACTGCGCAATATCGGCGGCATTGCCCTTGCGGCGACGCGCGGTCAGCCCGCCCAGAATGGCGCCGATCAGCACCCCCGCGATCACGATCATGGCTAGCCCTCAGCCCCCCTTGAGCGGATTGAGCGAGCCGATCTCGCGCAGCTTGGCGCGGACGGCCCAGTCCGAGCCGAACCCGTATCGCGCCCAGCCCAGGGAGTCCAGTCGCACCTGCCGACCTTCCGACACCCGGCCCGACAGCTCCAGCGCCTCGGCGCGCAGCAGCATCAGCGTGGCGAGCAGCGCCGCGTTCTCGTGCCGTGCGGCGGTGTCGAGGTGCCGGCCGAGCAGCGCCAGCGCGTCCTCGGGGCGGTTGTCGTTGATCGCATAGGCGGCGAGCTGCGAGGCGACATAGGCCTGGTGCAGCTGTGTGTTCGGCGAGGCGGCGAAATAGTGCTGTGCCCGCATGAACTGATCCTGCGCGTCCTCGGCGCTCACCCCTTGCAGGATGCGTCCCATGGCATAGTGGGAAAAACCCCTGCGATGATCGGTCCAGCCCAGAGACATCGCGGTGTTCAGCGCGCGGGTGGCGGCGGCGCGGCGCTCGGCGGGGCTGGCGCCGGGGCCGAGCGCGGTCTGGATCGCGTCGATCCAGACCCTTGGCGTGGCGGGCAGGTCGCGGGCGGGCAGCGTCTCGCCCTGCGGATTGACGCGGGCGAGGATGGCGGGCAGCCGCGCGGCGACATCATGCCGCGACATGCCCGAGCGCAGCGACGGGTCGTAATAGGCGCGCAGCACGGTCATGTCGAAGCCGGTCAGCACCGTGTGCACGTTGTCGTCGTTGAAGACGCTGTCGGCCAGCCGGTAGAGATCGTTGAGCGGCCCGAGCGCCTGTGCGATTTCCTCGTGGAGGCAGTCGCGCACCTCCTGCGGGGCGGCGTCGGCGGGCAGGAAGATCGCCAGCGTTTCGCGCCGCGCCACCCGCGTCCAGCTCACGGCGCTGGAACGCCGGGCGGAGAGGTACTCCCGGAGCGACGAGACATTGGGCACCACGAAACAGGCGGCCTGCGGCAGGTGGCGGCGGATCTCGGCGCGCGGGATGGCGACGAGGGTGATATTCGCCTGCGGTCCCGAGACCTGGCGGATGTCGATCTGCGCCTCGCTCCGCAGCCGGTGAAGCAGACGATTGAGATCGGGCGCCAGCGCCGCCGGCGGGCTGCCGGTGACGCGCAGCGTGATCGGCCCCTCAAAGCGGGTGAAGGCGGGCAGGGCGCGACCGGATTCCAGCGAAAAGGCCAGATCCAGGAAATCGCGTGCCAGATCCGCGTTCGAGACCACCGGCGCCATCGGGCGCGGGGTCGCAAAGCTCTTCATCGCCGGCAGGCCGCTGACACTGGTTACCGAAGCGGCGGCGCGGGTGGCGGTGTCGGGTGAGGGCACCGGCATGCAGGCACTCACCGCGAGACACAGCGGAAGAAGAAGCCGCCGCATCAGGGGCGCTGATACTTGATGAACGGGGTCAGCGTGCCGATGCGGTCGTAAAGCTGCCGCGCGGTATGGTTGAACTCCTGCGTCAGCCAGTAGACTGAGGGCGCGCCGGCGCGGTCCGCCTCGGCATAGACCGCCTCGATCAGCGCGCGCCCGACGCCCTTGCCGCGCGCCTCGGGCGCGGCATAGAGATCCTGAAGGTAGCAGACGTTTTCCACGCGCCAGCAGTGACGGTGAAAGAGGTAGTGCACGATGCCCACCGGCACGCCGTCGATCTCGGCCACGAGCGCGTGGAATTCGTGTTCTTCGGGGCTGAGCAGCCGGGCGAATGTGGTGCGATAGACCTCTTCCGGCACGGAGCTTTCATAGAAGACGAGATACGCCTTCCACAGCTCGCGCCAGTTTTCTTCGTCTTGCGCGGTCAGCGGCCGCACGATCACGTTGGAATGGGACACTGTCTTCAAAGCCTGCCTGCTCTTGGTCTCGGATGTTTGGACGATCCGATGTTTTTCTGTCCTCTATGGGGACAGTATAAGGCAAAACCGGGATTTCTGCACAGCCTGAGAGAAAGGCGGTGCAAAGTTTTTGCAACCCATGCGGGTTCTTGAGGTAAGGCTTTGTTTTTATAGGGCCGGAGCAGTGCATCTCTGCAACAATCGCCTGTTCGGGTGGCGACTGTTTCCAAGTGCAAAATGGCAAACCAGCCCCATTTCGCACCCGGCCCGGGGCCGGAGATCAGCCGCCGGTATGGCTCATGTGGCGCGAGACGCGGCCTTCGACCGACTGGCGGGAATAGTCGAAATCGTGCCCCTCGGGCTTGCGCTCGATGGCGGCACGGATCGCCGCCTCCAACGCCGCGTCGCTGTCCGGATGGTTGCGCAGCGCGCTGCGAAGATCGGCGCGGTCTTCCTGACCGAGACACATGAAGAGCTCGCCGGTGCAGGTCAGCCGCACGCGGTTGCAGCTTTCGCAGAAATTATGTGTGAGCGGGGTAATGAATCCGACCTTCTGACCGGTTTCCTCCAGCCGCACATAGCGCGCCGGGCCGCCGGTGCTCTCGGCGAGATCGGTCAGCGTGTATTGCTCGGAGAGCCGGGCGCGCAAGTCGCTCAGCTTCCAGTACTGATCCAGCCGGTCCTCGTTGCCGATATCGCCCATCGGCATGACCTCGATCCAGGTCAGGTCCATGCCGCGCTCGGCGCACCATTCGGTGATGGGGAAAAGCTCGTCTTCGTTGAAGCCCTTGAGCGCCACCGCGTTCAGCTTGACCCGCAGCCCGGCCTCCAGCGCCGCCTCGATACCGCGCAGCACCTGGGGCAGGCGGCCCCAGCGGGTGATTTCGGCGAATTTCTCCGCATCCAGCGTGTCGGCGGAGACGTTCACCCGGCGCACGCCGGCCTCGTAGAGCGGCTTGGCGAATTTTTCCAGCTGCGAGCCGTTGGTGGTCAGCGTGAGCTCGCGCAGGGCGCCGGAGTCCAGATGCCGCGACATCGACTGGAAGAATGTCAGGATATCGCGCCGCACCAGCGGTTCGCCGCCGGTGATGCGGAGCTTTTCGACGCCCATATGCACGAATGTCGAACACAGCCGGTCGAGCTCTTCGAGCGTCAGCAGCTCCTTTTTGGGAAGGAAGGTCATATGCTCGGACATGCAGTAGACGCAGCGGAAATCGCAGCGGTCGGTGACCGAGACCCGCAGGTAAGAGATCGGGCGCGCGAAGGGGTCGATGAGCTTTTCCATATCGTGAACCTAAGCACGAAACCGCCGCGCGGCAAGCGCGGTCGCGATTGTCTCGCGGACACTTTGGTCCTAGGTTGCGTGGCATGAAGCCGCTGTTTCTCCTCCCGCTCCTCGTGCTGGCCGCCTGTTCCGAGCTGCCGCGTCTCAATGCGCCGTCGTCAGAGCCCGCAGCCGGCGGGGCCGAGGCGACCCGCCCGCAGGCGCGCCCTGCCGCGCCGCCGGCCGGCGCGCGCACGGCGGAGGCCTACGACACCACCACTGCCGAGGAGCGCGCCGAGGCCTCCGCGCCGCAGGCGGCGGGTGAGCGGCTGCTGGGACGCAGCGTCGCCTCGCTGGGCGATCCGGCGCGGCCCGGCTTCTGGGTCGAGACGCCGCTGGTGAGCGCGCCGACGCAGGGGCGCGTCGTGGCGCCAGGCGGCAAATCCGCCCGGGTCGAGCTGATTCCCATCGAGGGGCCGGCCAGCGGGGGCAGCCGCCTCTCGCTCGCCGCCATGCGGCTCATCGGCGTGCCGCTGACCGATCTGCCCACCGTCGAGATCTATTCCGGCGGATAGGACCGGGCGCGGGATAGGGGCTCAGAAATTCCTTGGCAGTCGCGGGCGCTTTGGCCATGCTGCCGCCAGACGGTCCCGGCCGGGATAGGCCATTGGTCTAATATGCCCGACGCTTGCAGCGTGTAGTCTGGGACTCAGGAGAGAGAGGACCACCCACATGCACATGAGCGACACCCGCGAGATCAAGGCCCCCCGGGATCTGGTCTGGGCGGCGATACTGGATCCCGAAGTGCTCAAGCAATGCGTGCCCGGCTGCACCGAGATGTCCGGCAGCCCCGAAGAGGGGTTCGAGGCCTCGGTGACGCAAAAGGTCGGCCCGGTGAAAGCCACCTTCAAGGGCCAGGTGACGCTGTCGAACATGAACGAGCCGGAGAGCCTGACGCTCTCGGGCGAGGGCAAGGGCGGGGCTGCCGGCTTTGCCAAGGGCGGCGCCGATGTGACCCTGACCGACAAGGGCGACGGCGTGACCGAGCTGCATTACGAGGTCGAGGCCAAGGTCGGCGGCAAGCTGGCACAGCTCGGCAGCCGCATCATCGACGGCTTTGCCAAGAAGATGGCCGATCAGTTCTTCACCAATTTCCAGGAGGCGGTCGAGGGGCCGAGCGATCCCGAAGCGGCGCCCGAGGCCGAGGGCGATGCCGCAAGCGACGGAAAGAAGAAGGGCTGGTTCAAGCGCATGGTCTCGAGCTGACGCCGCGCTGCGGCGTTTCGGGACGGGCGGGCAGGCAAGCGGCCCGCTGAACGACGACACAACAGGACACAATAGAATGGGACACCCAGGGAGGACTTGATGACCAAGGTGACGATGACGGTGAATGGCAAAGCCGTCTCGAAAGAGGTCAGCGGCAACACGCTGATGACCGAGTTTCTGCGCGACGCGCTGCATCTGACGGGCACCCATGTGGGCTGCGACACCAGTCAGTGCGGTGCCTGCGTCATTCATGTGGACGGCAAGAGCGTCAAGGCCTGCACCATGTTCGCCGCCGAGGCCGAGGGGGCCGAGGTGGTGACCATCGAGGGCATGGCCAACCCGGACGGCTCACTCTCGGTGATCCAGCAGGCGTTTCAGGACCATCACGGTCTGCAATGCGGCTTCTGCACGCCGGGCATGGTGATGACGGCGGCAAAGCTGCTGGAAGAGAACCCCAGGCCCTCCGAACATGAGATCCGCGATTATCTCGAGGGCAATATCTGCCGCTGCACCGGCTACCACAATATCGTCAAGGCGATCATGGCGGCGAGCGGTCAGGACGTGAGCGGAATCGCCGCCGAGTAAGGCGCCTCTGCCGTGGCGCCGCGCCCTCTGGCGGGCGCCGCGACGGGAGTATTTGCAGAAAGATGAAAGGACGGGGCGCGGGGAGGAACGCGCCCGGATCCGCAGTCGTCTCGGGCGGGTAGGACCGCCAGGTTTTTGGGAGGAGTTTTCATGCCGAAGGATCATGGGATCGGCGCGGCGCAGAAACGCCGCGAGGACGTGCGGTTTCTGACCGGCGCCGGGCAGTATACCGACGATATCAGCGTCTATGGCCAGACCTATTGCGCGTTCCTGCGCTCGGATGTGGCGCATGGGACGATCAAGAGCATCGACACCAGCGACGCGGAGGCGATGCCCGGCGTGCTGCGCATCTTCACCGGCAAGGATTTCGAAGGCATCGGCGGGCTGCCCTGCGGCTGGCAGGTGACCGACAAGCATGGCGAGCCGATGAAGGAGCCGGGCCACCCGGTGCTGGCGCAGGGCAAGGTGCGCCATGTGGGCGATCCGTTCGCTGCCGTTATCGCCGAGACGCTGGAGGAGGCGCGCGACGCCGCCGAGGCTATCGTCTACGATATCGAGGAGCTGCCGGCGGTCGTGAACATGAAGGCCGCGCTGGAAGAGGGCGCCACCAAGGTGCATGACGATCTGTCGGACAACCTTTGCTACGACTGGCAGTTCGGCTCGGATCAGACGGATGTGGACAAGGCCTTTGCCGAGGCCGCGCATATCACCACGCTGGAGCTGGTGAACAACCGTCTGGTGGCGAACCCGATGGAGCCGCGCGTGGCGCTGGGCGAGTACAACCGCGCCAATGACGAGAGCACGCTTTACACCACCAGCCAGAACCCGCATGTGATCCGGCTGCTGATGGGGGCGTTCGTGCTCGGCATCCCGGAACACAAGCTGCGCGTGGTGGCGCCCGATGTGGGCGGCGGTTTCGGCACCAAGATCTTCCACTATGCGGAGGAGGCCTTTGTCACCTTCGCCTCGCGGCAGCTCAACCGGCCGGTGAAATGGACCTCGACGCGGTCGGAGGCCTTTATGTCCGACGCGCATGGCCGCGATCATGTGACGAAGATCGAGCTGGCGCTGGACGCCGAGAACAACTTCACCGGGCTGCGCACCGATACGCTGGCCAATATGGGCGCCTATCTCTCGACCTTCTCGAGCTCGATCCCGACCTGGCTGCACGGCACGCTGATGGCGGGCAATTACAAGACCCCGGCGATCCAGGTGAACGTGAAGGCGGTGTTCACCAATACCGTGCCGGTCGATGCCTATCGCGGCGCCGGACGGCCCGAGGCGACCTTCCAGCTCGAACGGCTGGTGGACAAGGCGGCGCGCGAGCTGGGGGTCGATCCCATCGCGCTGCGCCGGCAGAACTTCATCGACAGCTTCCCCTATGCGACGCCGGTGGCGGTGGAATACGACACCGGCGATTACGTCGCGACCATGGACAAGCTCGAAGAGATGATCGACCGGCAGGGTTTCGAGGCGCGCCGCGAAGAGAGCCGCAAGCGCGGCAAGCTGCGCGGGCTCGGGGTGAACTGCTATATCGAGGCTTGCGGTATCGCGCCGTCGAACCTTGTGGGCCAGCTCGGCGCGCGGGCGGGGCTTTACGATGCCGCCACCGTGCGGGTGAACGCCACCGGCTCGATCTCGGTCATGGTGGGGGCGCATTCCCACGGCCAGGGGCACGAGACGGCGTTTCCACAGGTGGTGGCCGAGATGCTGGGCATCGACGAGAGCATGATCGACATCGTGCATGGTGACTCGAGCAAGATCCCCTTCGGCATGGGCACCTATGGCTCGCGGTCTCTGGCGGTCTGCGGCTCGGCCATGGTGCGGGCGACCGAGAAGATCATCAACAAGGCGAAGAAGATCGCCTCGCATCTTCTGGAAGCGTCCGAGGCGGATATCGAGCTGAAGGACGGCCAGTTCACCGTGGCGGGCACCGACAAGTCGGTGGCCTGGGGCGACGTGACGCTCGCGGCCTATGTGCCGCATAACTACCCGCTGGAGGAGATCGAGCCGGGTCTGGAGGAGACGGCGTTCTACGATCCGTCGAACTTCACCTATCCGAGCGGCGCCTATGCCTGCGAGGTGGAGGTGGACCCCGAGACCGGCCGGGTCGAGATCCTGAGCTTTGCCGCCGCCGACGATTTCGGCAATGTGGTGAACCCGATGATCGTCGAGGGGCAGGTGCATGGCGGCATCGCGCAGGGGATCGGTCAGGCGATGCTGGAGAACTGCGTCTATGACGAGAATGGCCAGCTTCTGAGCGCGTCCTACATGGATTACGCCATGCCGCGCGCCGAGGACGTGCCGTTCTTTCAGGTGGATCATTCCTGCGCCACCCCCTGCACCCACAACCCGCTGGGGGTGAAGGGCTGCGGCGAGGCCGGGGCCATCGGCTCGCCGCCGGCGGTGGTGAACGCGGTGCTGGATGCGCTGAACGCGGGCGGGATGAAGGTCGATCACATCGACATGCCGCTCTCGCCGCACCGGGTGTGGAAAGCGATGCAGGGCTGAGCCTTTCTCCGGCGGCAGCGCTTGACGCCGCCGCCGGGACCGTGAGTATTTGGAGAAAGATGAAAGGGTAGGGGCGCGCGAGGCCCCGGACCCTTCGCCAGGAGGATGGAAGATGTACAGCTTCGAGATCGAAAGCCCGGTGAGCGTTGCGGATGCGGTCGCAGCCCTGGGCAAGGAAGAGGCGCAGGCGCTGGGCGGCGGGCAGACGCTGATCCCCTCGCTGAAGGCGCGGCTGGCGGCGCCGGCGGTTCTGGTGAGCCTGTCGAAGATCGACGAGATCAAGGGGATCTCGGCGGCGGATGGCGTGCTGAGCATCGGCGGCGGCGCCACCCATGCCAGTGTCGCGTCGGAGGCGGGCGCCTATCCGGCACTGGCGGCGCTGGCGGTCAATATCGGCGACCCGGCGGTGCGCAACCGAGGCACCATCGGCGGCTCGCTGGCCAATAACGACCCGGCGGCCTGCTACCCGGCGGCGGCGCTGGCCTCGGGCGCGACCATCGTCACCAACACCCGCGAGATCGCGGCGGACGATTATTTCGAGGGCATGTTCACCACCGCGCTGGAGGATGGCGAGATCGTCACCGAGGTACGCTTTCCGATCCCCGAGAAGGCGGCCTATGTGAAATTCGAGCAGCCCGCCTCGCGCTTTGCGCTGGTGGGGGTGTTCGTGGCGAAATACCCCGATGGCGTGCGCGTCGCGGTGACCGGTGCCTCGGAAGAGGGCGTTTTCCGCTGGAGCGAGGCCGAAGCCGCGCTTTCGGGCGACTTTTCGGCCTCGGCGCTGGAGGGTCTGTCGCTGCCCGCCGAGGGCATGATGGGCGATCTGCATGCGGCGCCCGATTACCGCGCGCATCTGGTCGGTGTGATGACCCGGCGCGCCGTGGCTGCGGCGCAATAAGCTCCGGAAACTCAAGTCTTTGAAGGCCCCGGTCCCATCGGATCGGGGCTTTCCCTTTTTCTCGGGCGCTGCGTGTCTATATCGGGGGAGACGACCAACCGGAAAGACCTCTCATGATCCCCGCCTCCGTTCTCGATCTCTCGCCGGTGCCCGAAGGCGGCACCACCGCCGATGCGCTGCACAACACGCTCGATCTCGCCCGCCACGCGGAGGCGCTGGGGTATCGGCGCTACTGGCTGGCCGAGCATCACAATATGGCGGGCATCGCCTCGGCGGCGACCTCGGTGGTGATCGGGCAGGTCGCCGCCGCCACCTCCACCATCCGCGTCGGCGCCGGCGGCATCATGCTGCCCAACCATTCGCCGCTGGTCATCGCCGAGCAGTTCGGCACGCTGGCAACGCTGTTTCCCGACCGCATCGACCTCGGTCTCGGGCGCGCGCCGGGCTCGGACCAGATGACCGCCATGGCGCTGCGTCGCAACCATGCCTCGGGCGACCGCTTTCCCGAGGATGTGGTCGAGCTGATCGGTTTTCTCGGCGACAGCGCCGAGAAACAGCCGGTGCGCGCGGTGCCGGGCGAGGGCACGCATGTGCCGGTTTGGATCCTCGGCTCTTCGCTCTTCGGCGCGCAGCTCGCCGCGCATCTCGGGCTGCCCTATGCCTTTGCCTCGCATTTCGCGCCGGACGCGCTGGAACAGGCGGCGCAGATCTATCGTGAGCGCTTCCAGCCCGGGGTGACACAGGCGCCGTGCTTCATGCTGGCCGCCAATGTCTGGGCCGCCGATACCGAGGCCGAGGCCAAGCGGCTGCGCACCTCGCAGCAGCAGGCGTTCGCCAATCTGCGCAGCGGCAATCCCGGCAAGCTGCCGCGCCCGGTGGACGATATCGGCGCGGTGCTCGATCCGCGTTACCTGGCGATGGCCGACCACGCGCTGAGCCTCTCGGCCACCGGCACCCGGGCGCAGGTGGCCGAGGGCCTGTCGCAGCTCCTCGCGCGCTACCGGCCCGACGAGCTGATTCTCTCCAGCGCGATCCACGATCCCGAGGCGCGCAGGCACAGCTATGCCCTTGCGATGCAGGCCTTGCAGGATCTGGGGTGAATTTGCCCGGTCTTCAGCTTTCGGAAACACCTCCTGCGTTATGACGGGCTCCAAAGCATCCTTTGGAGGAAATGCGCATGAGGTTTTTCGGCAGGTCTAAGGCGCCGAAAGCGGCTGATGTTTCGGGTGACGAGGCAATCTTGCAGATTGTCGAGCGCACGCAGGCGGTGATTCACTTTGCGCCGGACGGCACGATCCTTCAGGCGAACGAGAATTTTCTGAACGCGCTCGGCTATACCGCCGATGAGGTGCTGGGCAAGCCGCACAGTATGTTCGTGCAGCGTAAATTCCGCGAAACCGCCGCCTATGCCCAATTCTGGGAGGATCTGCGCGCCGGCAAGTTCTTTGCCGACGAGTTTCCCCGTATCACCAAGGAGGACGAGGTGATCTGGATCAGCGCCACCTATGCGCCGGTCTTCGACGAGGCGGGCAATGTGGTGCGGATCACCAAGATCGCCACCGAGATCACCCGCCAGCGCGAGGCGATCAAGGAGCTTGCGCGCGGCCTCGCAGCGATGAGCGACGGCGATCTCTCTTACCGGGTCGAGATGTCCGATGCCGACCGGCTGTCGGAACTGGGCGATGCCTATAATGTCGCGGTGGAGAATATCGCCAAGCTCATCACCAAGGTGCAGGCGGTCTCTACCACGATCGACGAGATCGCCGATCAGATCGGCGGCAATTCCGACGAGCTGTCGCGCCGTACCGAGACCCAGGCCGCGACGCTGGAAGAGACCGCCGCCGCCGTCGAAGAGCTTAACGCCAACGCCAAATCCGCCGCGGAATATGCCGCCGAGGTGGGGCAGGAGGCGGATGACACCAAGATCGCCGCCGAGGGCAGCAGCAAGGTGGTGGCCGATGTGACCGCCGCCATGAAGCGGATCGAGACCTCTTCGGATTCGATCTCACAGATCATTTCGGTGATCGACGACATCGCCTTCCAGACCAACCTTCTGGCGCTCAATGCCGGGGTCGAGGCCGCGCGCGCCGGCGAGGCCGGGCGCGGCTTTGCCGTTGTCGCCTCCGAGGTGCGTTCTCTGGCGCAGCGCTCGGCGGAATCCGCGCAGGAGATCAAGGCACTCATCAGCGAGAGCGGCGGCCATGTGAAGGCCGGGGCGGAGCTGGTCGACCGGGCCAGCGGCGAGCTGGGCAATATCTTCGGCGGCGTCGAGCGGATCTCCGACCGCATCCGCGAGGTGGTGCATGGGCTCAAGGAGCAGACCATGACGCTGGGCGAGATCAACACGGCGATCTCGCAGCTCGACACGGTGACCCAGAAGAACGCGGCGATGGTCAACGAGACCACGGAGGCGACGCGCAGCCTGTCGCGTGACAGCCGCACGCTGTCGGAAGGGGTGCGGGTGTTCCGGGTCACGGGCGGCGGCGGAAGCCGTTCGAACTGGGACGCCGAGGCGCTGACCGGAAGCGCGCATCGCGAATGGTCGACAAGCTCTGCCGCCTGAGCAAGCGCCTGTTCGCCAACCTGCGTCATGCGCAACGAGGCGTGGCGACGCAACGACCACACTCAGACTTGCCTCAAAAAGAGCTCAGGCGGGCTCACCCCCGCCGGTATGTCTCCAAAAGTTGTTTCGGGATCAAAATGTGAACAGAGCGACCCGATAGATACGGAGCCTACAGGGCGCAGAGCATCTCCGAAGGCTCAGAATGCGTCAGAG
The window above is part of the Salipiger abyssi genome. Proteins encoded here:
- a CDS encoding GNAT family N-acetyltransferase, whose amino-acid sequence is MSHSNVIVRPLTAQDEENWRELWKAYLVFYESSVPEEVYRTTFARLLSPEEHEFHALVAEIDGVPVGIVHYLFHRHCWRVENVCYLQDLYAAPEARGKGVGRALIEAVYAEADRAGAPSVYWLTQEFNHTARQLYDRIGTLTPFIKYQRP
- a CDS encoding apolipoprotein acyltransferase, whose product is MIVIAGVLIGAILGGLTARRRKGNAADIAQFVVVYAIAFGLAGLVLTIAIEKLAT
- a CDS encoding CoxG family protein; its protein translation is MHMSDTREIKAPRDLVWAAILDPEVLKQCVPGCTEMSGSPEEGFEASVTQKVGPVKATFKGQVTLSNMNEPESLTLSGEGKGGAAGFAKGGADVTLTDKGDGVTELHYEVEAKVGGKLAQLGSRIIDGFAKKMADQFFTNFQEAVEGPSDPEAAPEAEGDAASDGKKKGWFKRMVSS
- a CDS encoding LLM class flavin-dependent oxidoreductase; translated protein: MIPASVLDLSPVPEGGTTADALHNTLDLARHAEALGYRRYWLAEHHNMAGIASAATSVVIGQVAAATSTIRVGAGGIMLPNHSPLVIAEQFGTLATLFPDRIDLGLGRAPGSDQMTAMALRRNHASGDRFPEDVVELIGFLGDSAEKQPVRAVPGEGTHVPVWILGSSLFGAQLAAHLGLPYAFASHFAPDALEQAAQIYRERFQPGVTQAPCFMLAANVWAADTEAEAKRLRTSQQQAFANLRSGNPGKLPRPVDDIGAVLDPRYLAMADHALSLSATGTRAQVAEGLSQLLARYRPDELILSSAIHDPEARRHSYALAMQALQDLG
- a CDS encoding methyl-accepting chemotaxis protein; this translates as MQIVERTQAVIHFAPDGTILQANENFLNALGYTADEVLGKPHSMFVQRKFRETAAYAQFWEDLRAGKFFADEFPRITKEDEVIWISATYAPVFDEAGNVVRITKIATEITRQREAIKELARGLAAMSDGDLSYRVEMSDADRLSELGDAYNVAVENIAKLITKVQAVSTTIDEIADQIGGNSDELSRRTETQAATLEETAAAVEELNANAKSAAEYAAEVGQEADDTKIAAEGSSKVVADVTAAMKRIETSSDSISQIISVIDDIAFQTNLLALNAGVEAARAGEAGRGFAVVASEVRSLAQRSAESAQEIKALISESGGHVKAGAELVDRASGELGNIFGGVERISDRIREVVHGLKEQTMTLGEINTAISQLDTVTQKNAAMVNETTEATRSLSRDSRTLSEGVRVFRVTGGGGSRSNWDAEALTGSAHREWSTSSAA
- a CDS encoding (2Fe-2S)-binding protein; the protein is MTKVTMTVNGKAVSKEVSGNTLMTEFLRDALHLTGTHVGCDTSQCGACVIHVDGKSVKACTMFAAEAEGAEVVTIEGMANPDGSLSVIQQAFQDHHGLQCGFCTPGMVMTAAKLLEENPRPSEHEIRDYLEGNICRCTGYHNIVKAIMAASGQDVSGIAAE
- a CDS encoding xanthine dehydrogenase family protein molybdopterin-binding subunit; this encodes MPKDHGIGAAQKRREDVRFLTGAGQYTDDISVYGQTYCAFLRSDVAHGTIKSIDTSDAEAMPGVLRIFTGKDFEGIGGLPCGWQVTDKHGEPMKEPGHPVLAQGKVRHVGDPFAAVIAETLEEARDAAEAIVYDIEELPAVVNMKAALEEGATKVHDDLSDNLCYDWQFGSDQTDVDKAFAEAAHITTLELVNNRLVANPMEPRVALGEYNRANDESTLYTTSQNPHVIRLLMGAFVLGIPEHKLRVVAPDVGGGFGTKIFHYAEEAFVTFASRQLNRPVKWTSTRSEAFMSDAHGRDHVTKIELALDAENNFTGLRTDTLANMGAYLSTFSSSIPTWLHGTLMAGNYKTPAIQVNVKAVFTNTVPVDAYRGAGRPEATFQLERLVDKAARELGVDPIALRRQNFIDSFPYATPVAVEYDTGDYVATMDKLEEMIDRQGFEARREESRKRGKLRGLGVNCYIEACGIAPSNLVGQLGARAGLYDAATVRVNATGSISVMVGAHSHGQGHETAFPQVVAEMLGIDESMIDIVHGDSSKIPFGMGTYGSRSLAVCGSAMVRATEKIINKAKKIASHLLEASEADIELKDGQFTVAGTDKSVAWGDVTLAAYVPHNYPLEEIEPGLEETAFYDPSNFTYPSGAYACEVEVDPETGRVEILSFAAADDFGNVVNPMIVEGQVHGGIAQGIGQAMLENCVYDENGQLLSASYMDYAMPRAEDVPFFQVDHSCATPCTHNPLGVKGCGEAGAIGSPPAVVNAVLDALNAGGMKVDHIDMPLSPHRVWKAMQG
- a CDS encoding FAD binding domain-containing protein, with product MYSFEIESPVSVADAVAALGKEEAQALGGGQTLIPSLKARLAAPAVLVSLSKIDEIKGISAADGVLSIGGGATHASVASEAGAYPALAALAVNIGDPAVRNRGTIGGSLANNDPAACYPAAALASGATIVTNTREIAADDYFEGMFTTALEDGEIVTEVRFPIPEKAAYVKFEQPASRFALVGVFVAKYPDGVRVAVTGASEEGVFRWSEAEAALSGDFSASALEGLSLPAEGMMGDLHAAPDYRAHLVGVMTRRAVAAAQ
- the moaA gene encoding GTP 3',8-cyclase MoaA, giving the protein MEKLIDPFARPISYLRVSVTDRCDFRCVYCMSEHMTFLPKKELLTLEELDRLCSTFVHMGVEKLRITGGEPLVRRDILTFFQSMSRHLDSGALRELTLTTNGSQLEKFAKPLYEAGVRRVNVSADTLDAEKFAEITRWGRLPQVLRGIEAALEAGLRVKLNAVALKGFNEDELFPITEWCAERGMDLTWIEVMPMGDIGNEDRLDQYWKLSDLRARLSEQYTLTDLAESTGGPARYVRLEETGQKVGFITPLTHNFCESCNRVRLTCTGELFMCLGQEDRADLRSALRNHPDSDAALEAAIRAAIERKPEGHDFDYSRQSVEGRVSRHMSHTGG
- a CDS encoding DUF2927 domain-containing protein, whose translation is MRRLLLPLCLAVSACMPVPSPDTATRAAASVTSVSGLPAMKSFATPRPMAPVVSNADLARDFLDLAFSLESGRALPAFTRFEGPITLRVTGSPPAALAPDLNRLLHRLRSEAQIDIRQVSGPQANITLVAIPRAEIRRHLPQAACFVVPNVSSLREYLSARRSSAVSWTRVARRETLAIFLPADAAPQEVRDCLHEEIAQALGPLNDLYRLADSVFNDDNVHTVLTGFDMTVLRAYYDPSLRSGMSRHDVAARLPAILARVNPQGETLPARDLPATPRVWIDAIQTALGPGASPAERRAAATRALNTAMSLGWTDHRRGFSHYAMGRILQGVSAEDAQDQFMRAQHYFAASPNTQLHQAYVASQLAAYAINDNRPEDALALLGRHLDTAARHENAALLATLMLLRAEALELSGRVSEGRQVRLDSLGWARYGFGSDWAVRAKLREIGSLNPLKGG